In Candidatus Eisenbacteria bacterium, the following are encoded in one genomic region:
- the pyk gene encoding pyruvate kinase — MSQHRLSRIVATLGPASSESSVLRRMISAGVNIFRFNMSHGTHDQHAQMMKRLRAAAEHLSRPVGILVDLQGPKVRTGLNDGGGTILLKRGETIQMSFNSGRGKRQAVSRPGHIIVDSPQLTQDLSAGDHILLDDGRLKLRVEKKTEGKLYAKVLREGLLKEHAGVNVPGPLTSLKAPTLKDGRDAAFAVAQGADFVALSFVQSPDDIRRLKRLLTRRIKQGSAVKMPLIIAKLEKPAALEHLDAILEEVDGVMVARGDLGVELSLEKVPSWQKKILQAARSRSVYTITATEMLQSMVENPTPTRAEVSDIANAILDGTDALMLSAETAVGRYPVESVHFLSRIAAEADQVWLEDTMRDFNSYALGGWEDPKDPIHAIARAAVDLADFSRARRLVVFTLTGRTVPYITRHRPATPILALTPHEETQRKLCLAWNTTALILPRAADVAEMMRNGLRLLRQKRWIREGDTLVLAAGDATLPHASNLLRLVKVGPQD, encoded by the coding sequence ATGTCACAGCACCGCCTATCCCGTATCGTCGCCACCTTGGGCCCCGCCAGCAGCGAGAGTTCCGTCTTACGGCGGATGATTTCGGCTGGAGTGAATATTTTCCGTTTCAATATGTCGCATGGAACTCATGACCAGCATGCCCAAATGATGAAGCGTCTGCGGGCGGCGGCGGAACATCTGAGTCGTCCCGTGGGGATTTTGGTCGATCTTCAGGGGCCGAAAGTCCGCACCGGCCTGAACGATGGTGGCGGCACCATCCTCCTCAAACGTGGTGAAACGATCCAGATGAGTTTCAATTCCGGCAGGGGAAAACGTCAGGCCGTCAGCCGGCCCGGGCATATTATCGTTGATTCCCCACAATTAACGCAGGACCTGTCGGCGGGAGATCATATTCTGCTGGATGACGGCCGTCTCAAACTGCGCGTTGAGAAAAAAACAGAAGGCAAATTGTACGCGAAAGTCCTCCGGGAAGGATTGTTAAAGGAACATGCCGGAGTCAATGTTCCTGGACCGTTGACATCCCTGAAGGCTCCCACGCTAAAAGACGGCCGTGACGCCGCCTTCGCCGTTGCTCAGGGGGCGGACTTTGTCGCGCTCTCTTTTGTTCAGTCGCCGGATGATATCCGCCGTCTGAAACGGCTTCTCACCCGGAGGATAAAGCAGGGATCCGCCGTCAAAATGCCCCTTATCATCGCAAAATTGGAAAAACCGGCCGCGCTGGAACACTTGGATGCGATTTTGGAGGAAGTGGATGGTGTCATGGTCGCCCGTGGCGATCTGGGTGTTGAGTTGTCTCTTGAAAAGGTGCCCTCCTGGCAGAAAAAGATTTTGCAGGCCGCCCGATCCCGAAGTGTTTATACAATAACGGCGACGGAGATGCTGCAATCGATGGTTGAGAATCCAACGCCGACGAGGGCGGAAGTCTCGGACATTGCCAATGCCATCCTGGATGGAACAGACGCCTTGATGCTTTCCGCGGAGACGGCCGTTGGACGGTATCCCGTGGAATCAGTGCATTTCCTCTCCCGCATCGCCGCGGAAGCTGACCAGGTATGGCTTGAGGACACAATGCGGGACTTTAATTCGTATGCTTTGGGAGGGTGGGAAGATCCCAAGGACCCGATACACGCCATTGCCCGGGCCGCGGTCGATCTGGCTGATTTTTCGCGAGCCCGCCGGCTCGTTGTCTTTACCCTGACAGGCCGCACCGTTCCCTATATAACGCGCCACCGTCCGGCGACACCGATCCTCGCCCTGACACCGCATGAGGAAACACAGCGGAAATTGTGTTTGGCTTGGAATACGACCGCACTCATATTGCCGCGCGCGGCGGATGTCGCCGAGATGATGCGCAATGGTCTTCGCTTGTTACGTCAAAAACGATGGATTCGCGAAGGGGACACGCTTGTCTTAGCTGCTGGAGATGCGACCCTGCCGCATGCCTCGAATCTGCTGCGGCTCGTCAAGGTTGGGCCGCAAGACTAA
- a CDS encoding T9SS type A sorting domain-containing protein produces the protein MTLFIRFLVAALIVFTSGATAQYPMGVIAEDCTATWCGYCPDAYAGLDVMKSVYDTNEFTSVRYYATSGDYGTTETNERISGYYGVGSFPTVIFQGTLNVVGGGATIATGASYAAPVANGIAVPSPFKITINSVNFVTGDIDFDVEVMETLADIGNINIRALLLENDVNIAANYTDLTRDIAPDIALTVGTLGQIQNVVQSFDMDLGWDTAKLWVAVIIQDDDDRSILQSASNRQAPDYSLRFYAKGARAVVGPSDARFSFENFAVFNLGLWSDDIRVTLDPGTLPAGWTCTFTDGVNSYTDYVDLTLNNGESRVFHLELTSAGPGYAMPKIVLTSANLPGVEREIRYNYITSNGLDVLLVDDDGADTYEEYQKDALEFYGATYGVYDRNLGAPTGADLSHFDVVSWQIGFSFPTLVNADRAAIGAYLDGGGKLFISGQDLGWDSWDQGGSAITWYRQYLHTNYLIDDTNRNTLTGKVNDPIGDGVTLNLLGGDGANNNEYPDAIVPYDQWASPILFYDNSNYTAGIKAITPVHRVVYLGFGYEGINNADDRRLLMGRILDWFHDTIDAPEPALSSVPMVRAFPNPAAGAATLSFAIPKSGKADLQIFAPDGSLIRTLARGQQPAGLHSIKWDGRDNAGRPVASGVYFYRLTTDEFKPSGRLILTR, from the coding sequence ATGACATTGTTTATCCGGTTCTTGGTGGCCGCACTCATCGTTTTCACATCGGGTGCGACAGCGCAATACCCCATGGGTGTTATCGCGGAGGATTGCACCGCCACCTGGTGCGGCTATTGTCCGGATGCCTATGCTGGTCTCGATGTAATGAAGAGTGTCTATGACACCAATGAGTTTACTTCGGTTCGTTACTACGCGACCAGCGGAGATTATGGCACCACCGAGACGAATGAGCGAATCAGCGGTTACTATGGGGTTGGGTCTTTTCCTACAGTGATTTTCCAGGGCACGTTGAATGTCGTCGGGGGCGGCGCCACAATCGCTACCGGCGCCAGTTATGCGGCGCCAGTCGCCAACGGGATCGCCGTGCCTTCGCCCTTCAAGATTACGATCAACAGCGTGAACTTTGTGACGGGCGATATTGATTTTGACGTCGAGGTGATGGAGACATTGGCGGATATCGGCAATATTAATATCCGCGCCCTGCTTTTAGAAAATGATGTTAATATTGCTGCAAACTATACCGATCTCACAAGAGACATTGCGCCCGATATCGCCCTGACCGTCGGCACACTGGGCCAGATTCAGAATGTTGTACAATCTTTCGATATGGATCTGGGATGGGATACGGCCAAGCTCTGGGTGGCGGTTATCATCCAGGATGATGACGACCGATCGATTCTTCAATCGGCCAGCAACCGCCAGGCACCGGATTACTCTCTCCGGTTTTACGCGAAAGGCGCCCGCGCGGTCGTGGGCCCGTCGGATGCACGATTCAGCTTTGAGAATTTTGCGGTTTTCAATCTTGGGTTGTGGTCGGATGACATCCGGGTCACCCTTGATCCGGGCACTCTCCCCGCCGGCTGGACCTGCACCTTCACCGACGGTGTCAACAGCTATACCGATTATGTCGATCTCACTCTAAACAACGGGGAAAGCCGGGTATTCCACCTGGAGCTGACGTCGGCCGGCCCCGGTTATGCGATGCCCAAAATCGTATTGACGTCAGCAAATCTTCCCGGTGTTGAGAGAGAGATTCGTTACAATTATATAACATCCAACGGCTTGGATGTTCTTCTCGTCGACGATGACGGCGCCGACACCTATGAGGAATATCAAAAGGACGCCCTGGAATTCTACGGGGCGACCTACGGCGTCTATGACAGAAACCTCGGCGCGCCGACCGGCGCCGATCTTTCACATTTTGACGTTGTGTCATGGCAGATCGGATTCTCATTCCCAACTCTGGTCAACGCCGACCGCGCCGCCATTGGGGCTTATCTGGACGGCGGTGGAAAACTCTTCATTTCGGGCCAGGATTTGGGCTGGGATTCTTGGGATCAGGGCGGATCAGCGATCACCTGGTATCGCCAATACCTCCACACAAATTATCTGATCGATGACACCAATCGGAACACCTTGACCGGGAAAGTTAATGATCCCATCGGCGACGGAGTAACGCTCAATCTGCTCGGCGGCGACGGCGCCAACAACAATGAGTACCCCGACGCCATCGTTCCATACGACCAATGGGCATCGCCGATCCTCTTCTATGACAATTCAAATTATACCGCGGGGATCAAAGCGATCACCCCGGTGCACCGGGTCGTTTATCTCGGGTTCGGTTATGAGGGGATCAACAATGCCGATGACCGGCGGTTGTTGATGGGAAGAATTCTGGATTGGTTCCATGACACGATCGATGCGCCCGAACCGGCGCTCTCATCCGTGCCAATGGTGCGGGCTTTCCCGAATCCCGCGGCGGGCGCGGCGACCCTCAGCTTCGCGATTCCCAAGAGCGGGAAAGCGGATCTTCAGATCTTCGCCCCCGACGGTTCGTTGATACGAACCCTCGCAAGGGGGCAACAGCCGGCGGGTCTCCACTCAATCAAGTGGGACGGCCGCGATAATGCCGGCCGCCCGGTCGCGTCGGGCGTCTATTTCTATCGTCTGACAACGGATGAATTCAAACCCTCCGGGAGACTTATCCTGACACGGTAG
- a CDS encoding Rrf2 family transcriptional regulator: MKLSNKGLYSLRVLRHLAEDYGKEPLSVAYLSREEGLPLKYLEQILSLLRKSGLLMSRRGKDGGYSLIRPPEEITVGDVIRAVEGPLAPLLCASVEMDHKKFCDCPHEIENCWIRLLMLQVRENISAVLDQYTLATMVMGPRSQESEAQVGMGGGVADSDSD; this comes from the coding sequence ATGAAACTATCTAATAAAGGTCTCTATTCACTGAGAGTTCTCAGGCATCTTGCGGAAGACTATGGCAAAGAGCCCCTTTCAGTTGCCTACCTATCCCGCGAGGAGGGACTTCCTCTGAAGTATCTGGAGCAGATTCTTTCACTTCTGCGAAAGAGCGGTTTGCTAATGAGCAGAAGGGGGAAGGACGGGGGATACTCCCTAATACGCCCGCCGGAGGAGATCACTGTCGGCGATGTTATTCGCGCCGTGGAGGGTCCGCTGGCGCCCCTGCTGTGCGCAAGTGTGGAGATGGATCATAAGAAGTTCTGCGATTGTCCCCATGAGATCGAGAATTGCTGGATCCGTCTTCTCATGTTGCAGGTGCGGGAGAATATTTCAGCGGTCCTGGATCAGTACACGCTGGCCACCATGGTGATGGGGCCGCGATCTCAGGAATCGGAAGCTCAGGTCGGTATGGGTGGAGGTGTCGCCGATTCCGACAGTGACTAA
- a CDS encoding serine acetyltransferase gives MRNERIHARLLEFTEALTKTYAAGPVPGHNIAPRCALPSRSVVISILRRLFEVFFPGFFGKQYLTRENINYYIGALLDEISEDLGNQIYSAVRHQDPSNTDDKVKYRSYSEDCLVRLFEQLPEIRHKLMLDTQAGFDGDPAAKTYNEVIFSYPGLVAICTYRVAHELEILGVPLLPRIMSEYAHSKTGIDIHPGATIGERFFIDHGTGIVIGETSIIGNNVKLYQGVTLGALSFPKDERGKLIRGLRRHPQICDSVVIYSGATILGNITIGEKSVIGGNVWLTQSVPPNTKVLNTPQLPQFRPQGDSKKGTDSKPDSSPETPA, from the coding sequence ATGAGAAACGAGCGTATCCACGCCCGTCTATTAGAGTTCACTGAAGCCTTAACGAAGACATATGCGGCCGGACCCGTCCCGGGGCACAATATCGCACCGCGCTGTGCGCTCCCCTCACGATCAGTCGTGATCTCGATTTTGCGCCGCCTCTTCGAGGTCTTCTTTCCGGGTTTTTTCGGCAAGCAATATCTGACCAGGGAAAATATCAATTACTATATCGGCGCCCTCCTGGATGAGATTTCAGAAGATCTCGGCAATCAGATCTATTCCGCCGTTCGTCATCAGGATCCTTCGAACACGGATGACAAGGTAAAATACCGTTCCTACTCGGAGGATTGCCTGGTCCGGCTTTTCGAGCAGCTCCCGGAGATCCGCCATAAACTGATGCTCGACACGCAAGCCGGTTTTGACGGCGATCCCGCCGCCAAAACCTATAACGAGGTTATCTTCAGCTATCCGGGACTTGTCGCCATTTGCACGTACCGTGTAGCCCATGAGCTGGAAATTCTGGGTGTCCCCCTATTACCCCGTATCATGTCCGAATATGCACATTCCAAGACCGGTATCGATATCCATCCCGGCGCGACAATCGGCGAGAGGTTTTTTATCGACCACGGCACCGGTATCGTCATCGGCGAAACTTCAATTATCGGTAACAATGTAAAACTCTACCAGGGCGTAACACTCGGCGCTTTGAGTTTTCCGAAAGATGAGCGCGGCAAACTCATACGGGGACTCCGCAGGCATCCACAGATCTGCGACAGCGTGGTCATCTATTCCGGCGCCACCATCCTCGGCAATATCACTATCGGAGAGAAGAGTGTCATCGGTGGTAATGTTTGGCTGACTCAATCCGTCCCGCCGAATACGAAAGTACTCAACACACCGCAACTTCCTCAATTCCGCCCACAGGGTGACTCTAAAAAAGGGACGGATTCAAAACCCGATTCCAGTCCTGAGACCCCGGCGTAA
- a CDS encoding glycosyltransferase family 39 protein, giving the protein MRKDPRTLLVAAIVFNIIVVFVLLPAVKDLYPYINIDTFPDHYEKLAMNLAEGNGYRFYAETSATMGRTPGYPLILALVFLLTGKSLFAAKLINLLFAVATAYMIRILVRGFSHSKLVMYLTPLFFLLHPATLLAETRGGPEIVLAFSITLSLNLLYHAIRTGRGRDHFLTGLALGVSTLIKSTTLLFPFAWLVFSPLFRKAGLKRACRGALLMILGLSAVLSPWIIRNARVSGKFVPTMTVVGMSASQGLAICKNAVLLKPWTEGNYTGRGMNEAAYAGLQEAAKLGYKCKGRYFIFFYSTHDEIEFNAHLLDQVIDEYKRSPLLLLKCLWVNLFNFWFAGVTILATLINMLIQTPLMVFAAIGAVRYIKSARSELVMPLVLFIGYYVAVHIPILAIARHSLPLIPILAVLASGLLEHFQSKFS; this is encoded by the coding sequence ATGAGGAAGGATCCGCGGACGCTTCTGGTCGCCGCCATAGTCTTCAATATCATTGTTGTCTTTGTTCTCCTGCCTGCCGTTAAAGATCTTTATCCCTACATCAATATCGATACCTTTCCCGATCATTATGAAAAACTCGCAATGAACCTGGCCGAGGGTAATGGTTATCGATTCTATGCGGAAACGTCTGCGACCATGGGCCGGACACCCGGGTATCCTCTGATTCTTGCCCTTGTTTTTCTTCTCACCGGCAAGAGTCTCTTCGCCGCAAAGCTGATTAATTTACTCTTCGCTGTGGCAACGGCTTATATGATCCGAATCCTTGTCCGTGGTTTTTCGCACAGCAAACTCGTGATGTATCTGACACCTCTATTCTTTTTGCTTCATCCCGCGACCCTTCTGGCAGAGACGAGAGGAGGGCCCGAGATCGTCCTGGCCTTTTCGATCACCCTCTCTTTGAATCTGCTGTACCACGCCATCAGGACCGGACGGGGAAGGGATCATTTTCTGACCGGTCTCGCCCTCGGCGTCTCTACATTGATCAAATCGACAACGCTGCTCTTTCCTTTTGCCTGGCTGGTCTTCTCGCCTCTCTTTCGAAAAGCCGGATTAAAGCGAGCTTGCCGCGGCGCCCTCCTTATGATTCTCGGCCTGTCGGCGGTTCTATCCCCATGGATTATCCGCAATGCCCGAGTCTCCGGAAAATTTGTGCCGACAATGACCGTTGTCGGCATGTCGGCGAGCCAAGGACTTGCCATCTGCAAAAACGCCGTTCTCCTGAAACCCTGGACTGAAGGAAATTATACCGGCCGCGGGATGAATGAGGCGGCTTATGCGGGGCTGCAGGAAGCTGCGAAACTGGGTTACAAGTGCAAGGGGCGGTATTTTATCTTTTTCTATTCGACCCATGATGAGATTGAGTTCAATGCTCATCTTCTTGACCAGGTGATCGATGAATATAAACGCTCACCACTCCTTCTGTTAAAATGTCTCTGGGTCAATCTGTTCAACTTCTGGTTTGCCGGCGTCACCATCCTGGCGACCCTCATCAACATGCTGATACAAACACCGCTGATGGTTTTCGCCGCGATCGGGGCCGTGCGATACATCAAATCGGCCAGGTCCGAGCTGGTCATGCCCCTGGTTCTGTTCATTGGATACTATGTCGCCGTCCACATTCCCATCCTCGCCATTGCCAGGCACTCCCTGCCCCTGATCCCCATTCTGGCGGTCCTGGCGTCGGGTTTATTGGAACACTTCCAATCAAAGTTCTCTTGA
- the amrS gene encoding AmmeMemoRadiSam system radical SAM enzyme, which yields MMTDPRFDLPSSVLSRREFLLKTLKGGLIAGGAGPLLSPLLSQMLPPAPKFEFLRSGGSAAWASDGWEDLLRLAPTARYWISSDTDGGICRSCHAADDRSAPTPHPHKERIIKCLLCAQGCLIKEGDRGRCRARIHIKGELRSLVYGRPVSVHIDPIEKKPLYHFLPGSQAFSISTAGCPLSCKFCQNWELSQARPEDFDVPYTPPREISASAERNNVPVIAFTYNEPTVFVEYFTDIARDARRLGLRSVLISCGFMMEDPLAEMCDALDAIKIDLKGFSRDFYRNVCGAELEPVLRSIRQVAKSGTHLEIVNLVVPTLNDSDAMLNDLADWVVNEAGPDVPVHFTRFHPDFQMRNLPPTPVATLERAREIAIGKGIRYAFVGNVPDHPGNNTFCPKCGKAVIERKGFFILKNHMTGGVCGYCGEPLAGVWS from the coding sequence ATGATGACGGACCCACGATTCGACTTGCCTTCCAGCGTCCTCTCCCGCCGGGAGTTCCTCCTGAAGACCTTGAAAGGAGGGCTGATCGCCGGGGGCGCCGGCCCGCTTCTGTCACCACTTCTGTCTCAGATGCTGCCACCCGCCCCGAAATTCGAGTTTCTTCGATCCGGCGGGAGCGCCGCGTGGGCGTCCGACGGATGGGAGGATCTGCTGCGCCTCGCTCCCACAGCCCGATATTGGATCTCGTCAGACACGGATGGCGGGATCTGCCGCTCCTGCCATGCGGCGGATGACCGGTCCGCCCCGACCCCGCACCCTCATAAAGAAAGGATCATTAAATGTCTTCTCTGCGCCCAGGGTTGCCTGATAAAGGAAGGCGATCGCGGCCGGTGCCGGGCAAGGATCCATATCAAGGGTGAGCTTCGCAGCCTTGTCTACGGCCGCCCCGTTTCGGTGCATATCGATCCAATCGAAAAGAAACCCCTTTATCATTTTTTGCCGGGCTCACAGGCCTTCTCTATTTCAACGGCGGGATGTCCGCTCTCTTGTAAATTCTGCCAGAACTGGGAACTTTCCCAGGCTCGGCCCGAGGATTTCGATGTTCCTTATACCCCCCCTCGAGAAATATCCGCTTCCGCTGAGCGGAATAACGTCCCGGTGATTGCCTTCACATATAATGAGCCGACGGTTTTTGTTGAATACTTCACCGATATCGCCCGGGATGCGCGGCGTTTGGGGCTCCGCTCAGTGTTGATTAGCTGCGGATTCATGATGGAGGATCCCCTGGCGGAAATGTGTGATGCCCTGGATGCCATCAAGATCGATCTCAAAGGTTTCAGCCGCGACTTTTACCGTAATGTCTGCGGCGCTGAGTTGGAGCCGGTTCTGCGCAGCATACGCCAGGTCGCCAAGAGCGGAACGCATCTGGAAATCGTCAATCTCGTCGTGCCGACCCTGAACGATTCCGATGCCATGTTAAATGACTTAGCGGATTGGGTTGTGAATGAGGCCGGCCCCGATGTTCCGGTCCACTTCACTCGGTTCCATCCGGACTTTCAAATGCGCAATCTGCCCCCCACACCGGTCGCCACACTGGAACGCGCCCGGGAGATCGCCATCGGCAAAGGGATACGCTACGCCTTTGTGGGCAATGTCCCCGATCATCCGGGTAACAACACATTTTGCCCCAAGTGCGGCAAAGCCGTCATTGAGCGCAAGGGATTTTTTATTTTGAAGAATCACATGACCGGAGGGGTGTGCGGGTACTGCGGGGAGCCGTTGGCGGGAGTTTGGTCATGA
- the amrB gene encoding AmmeMemoRadiSam system protein B encodes MKFRVMAGLFILGLSMGILWPYHASSGEGGIRPPAVAGKFYPDDPEKLGRAIDLYLMDAKPATGLKPIALVAPHAGFTFSGQIAADAYKQAQNHDYDLVVILGTNHTAPGFNGVSLFAGEGYRTPLGVAAVEQALTQSLILMDDDFTSKPEIHANEHSIEVQIPFIQRIFPGRPIIAAIVGRPDPDLCRRFGAALASVIRDRNALIIASTDLSHYPSYDDAIAVDHATLKSMISLDPAAVRISILEQKQKNYPNLSTCACGEGPILASIFAAVELGATGATIISYANSGDTSLGDPSRVVGYGAASIHKGVSNASALDDPPPLELNPALSAEDKKWLLAFARDTVHRYLTTGTTPLARPENPMLHRRRGAFVTLKTQHQLRGCIGHMAEDSPLCQVIGAMALQAAFNDRRFDPVRADELSGIEFEVSVLTPFQPINGPESIVIGRDGVVIRKDQHSAVFLPQVALEQGWNRDEMLTQLCRKAGLYGECWKENAELFTFQADVFHEQDYR; translated from the coding sequence ATGAAATTCAGAGTGATGGCAGGGCTGTTTATTCTGGGTCTTTCAATGGGAATCTTGTGGCCCTATCACGCCTCTTCCGGTGAGGGCGGGATTCGCCCCCCAGCTGTTGCCGGAAAGTTTTATCCCGATGATCCTGAAAAGTTGGGCCGCGCCATCGACCTCTATTTAATGGACGCCAAACCGGCCACCGGCCTCAAACCGATCGCCCTGGTCGCGCCCCACGCCGGTTTCACTTTCTCCGGTCAGATCGCCGCCGACGCCTATAAACAAGCGCAGAATCATGATTATGATCTCGTGGTTATTCTGGGAACAAACCATACGGCGCCCGGTTTTAACGGCGTCTCCCTCTTTGCCGGGGAAGGATACCGGACACCCCTCGGTGTGGCCGCCGTCGAGCAGGCCCTGACACAGTCCCTCATTTTGATGGATGACGATTTCACATCAAAACCCGAAATACATGCGAATGAACATTCCATAGAGGTACAGATCCCATTCATCCAACGGATATTCCCCGGCCGGCCGATTATTGCGGCCATTGTCGGCAGGCCGGATCCAGATCTTTGCCGGCGTTTCGGCGCCGCCCTGGCTTCCGTGATACGGGACCGGAACGCGTTGATTATCGCCAGCACAGATCTTTCACATTACCCATCCTATGACGACGCCATCGCCGTGGATCATGCGACACTGAAATCGATGATCAGCCTGGATCCCGCGGCGGTCAGAATTAGTATACTTGAACAAAAACAAAAAAATTACCCAAACCTATCCACCTGCGCCTGCGGCGAGGGGCCGATTCTTGCCTCCATCTTCGCGGCGGTCGAATTGGGCGCCACAGGCGCCACCATCATCAGCTATGCCAATTCCGGGGATACCTCACTCGGGGATCCCAGCCGCGTCGTCGGTTACGGCGCCGCCTCCATTCATAAAGGTGTGAGCAACGCTTCCGCTCTGGATGATCCACCTCCGCTGGAATTGAATCCGGCACTATCGGCCGAAGATAAAAAGTGGCTGCTCGCCTTCGCCCGTGATACGGTGCATCGCTATCTCACCACCGGTACAACCCCTCTGGCGCGGCCTGAGAATCCGATGTTGCACCGGCGGCGGGGCGCTTTCGTTACGCTGAAGACCCAGCATCAATTGCGGGGCTGTATCGGCCATATGGCCGAAGATTCGCCCCTCTGCCAGGTGATTGGGGCAATGGCCTTGCAGGCCGCCTTCAACGATCGCCGTTTCGACCCGGTTCGGGCCGATGAACTTTCCGGGATTGAATTTGAGGTCTCTGTTTTGACGCCGTTTCAGCCTATTAACGGGCCTGAATCGATCGTCATCGGACGCGACGGCGTTGTGATTCGAAAGGATCAACACTCGGCCGTTTTTCTCCCTCAGGTCGCGCTGGAACAGGGATGGAACCGCGATGAGATGCTGACGCAACTTTGCCGGAAGGCCGGCCTCTATGGCGAATGCTGGAAGGAAAATGCGGAGCTCTTCACCTTCCAGGCCGATGTCTTTCACGAACAGGATTACAGATAA
- a CDS encoding response regulator, producing the protein MRHKILLVDDEQKVLAGLKRLLRREPYDVYTANSAEEGLDILERENIGAVISDQQMPGMSGTEFLAHVNKRYPDTVRIMITGNASLDMAIQNVNEGNIYGFFIKPFNDVELIISLRHGLQQRELIVESRKLLGAVRHQSNILEELESHHPGLTKINKDASGAIVLDNDETDIETLIQQIGNEWQRSKDILDQDDSKAA; encoded by the coding sequence ATGCGGCATAAGATACTTTTGGTTGATGATGAACAGAAAGTCCTGGCCGGTTTGAAGCGGTTGTTGCGCCGCGAGCCGTATGATGTCTATACCGCCAACTCAGCCGAAGAAGGGCTGGATATCCTCGAACGGGAAAATATCGGCGCCGTCATTTCAGATCAACAGATGCCGGGAATGTCGGGAACTGAGTTTCTGGCTCACGTCAATAAAAGATACCCCGACACCGTAAGGATCATGATCACAGGGAATGCCAGTCTTGACATGGCCATCCAGAATGTCAACGAAGGGAATATCTATGGCTTTTTTATAAAGCCATTCAACGATGTCGAGCTCATTATTTCCCTCAGGCACGGCCTGCAGCAACGGGAGCTCATTGTTGAAAGTCGCAAACTGCTAGGCGCCGTGAGACACCAATCCAACATCCTCGAAGAGCTCGAGTCGCATCACCCCGGTTTGACAAAAATAAATAAGGATGCTTCGGGAGCCATCGTATTGGACAATGACGAGACCGATATCGAGACGCTCATCCAGCAGATCGGAAATGAGTGGCAGCGTTCCAAGGACATTCTCGATCAGGACGATAGTAAAGCCGCTTGA